The following proteins are co-located in the Streptomyces sp. DT2A-34 genome:
- a CDS encoding VWA domain-containing protein yields MERYRIRRLRAALLALTAAGGLLLTGCGAGEGSDSGGHQAEDGSNGAFPAPDYDSGGGTGEQKDTDGSDDTDDPDSREFAPAPDYLSTFALDVDTASYGYARRTLAEGRLPDPSTVRPEEFVNSFRQDYDRPDGNGFTVTVDGARTDREDWSLVRVGLATRPAADAGERPPAALTFVIDISGSMAEPGRLDLAKDSLGVMTNRLRDDDSVAIVTFSDEAETVLPMTRLDGNRDDIHDAIDSLEPTDSTNLGAGMETGYETAEEGLREGATNRVVLVSDALANTGDTDADTILERIASERREHGITLFGVGVGSDYGDALMERLADKGDGHTVYVSDEDDARKVFCDDLPRNIDLTARDAKAQVAFDQATVSDFRLIGYDNRQVADEDFRDDSVDGGEIGPGHTVTALYAVHTRPGTSGHLATASVRWLDPKTRAPHEESGRLETGALHDSLGDASPRFQVTATAAYFADVLRDGDDPRSSLPGAPSLRELKETAEDLAKKTEDGAVRRLAETIGRADRAMD; encoded by the coding sequence AGCGACAGCGGGGGCCACCAGGCGGAGGACGGCAGCAACGGCGCCTTCCCCGCCCCCGACTACGACAGCGGCGGCGGAACGGGCGAGCAGAAGGACACCGACGGCTCCGACGACACCGACGACCCGGACTCCCGCGAGTTCGCGCCCGCCCCCGACTACCTCTCCACCTTCGCCCTGGACGTCGACACCGCCTCCTACGGCTACGCCCGCCGCACCCTCGCCGAGGGCCGGCTGCCCGACCCGTCGACGGTCCGCCCCGAGGAGTTCGTCAACAGCTTCCGCCAGGACTACGACCGCCCCGACGGCAACGGCTTCACGGTCACCGTCGACGGCGCCCGCACCGACCGCGAGGACTGGTCCCTGGTCCGCGTGGGCCTGGCCACCCGCCCCGCCGCCGACGCCGGGGAACGCCCGCCCGCCGCCCTCACCTTCGTCATCGACATCTCCGGCTCCATGGCCGAACCGGGCCGCCTCGACCTCGCCAAGGACTCCCTCGGCGTCATGACGAACCGACTCCGCGACGACGACTCGGTCGCCATCGTCACCTTCAGCGACGAGGCCGAGACGGTCCTGCCGATGACCCGCCTCGACGGCAACCGCGACGACATCCACGACGCGATCGACAGCCTGGAGCCCACCGACTCCACCAACCTGGGAGCGGGCATGGAGACGGGCTACGAAACGGCCGAGGAGGGTCTTCGAGAGGGCGCCACGAACCGCGTCGTACTCGTCTCCGACGCCCTGGCCAACACCGGCGACACCGACGCGGACACCATCCTCGAACGCATCGCCTCCGAACGCCGCGAACACGGCATCACCCTCTTCGGCGTCGGGGTCGGCAGCGACTACGGCGACGCCCTCATGGAACGCCTGGCCGACAAGGGCGACGGCCACACGGTCTACGTCTCCGACGAGGACGACGCCCGGAAGGTCTTCTGCGACGACCTCCCCCGCAACATCGACCTGACCGCCCGCGACGCCAAGGCCCAGGTCGCGTTCGACCAGGCCACCGTCTCCGACTTCCGCCTCATCGGCTACGACAACCGCCAGGTCGCCGACGAGGACTTCCGTGACGACAGCGTCGACGGCGGCGAGATCGGCCCCGGCCACACGGTCACCGCCCTCTACGCCGTCCACACCAGGCCCGGCACCTCAGGCCACCTCGCCACGGCGAGCGTCCGCTGGCTCGACCCGAAGACCCGCGCCCCGCACGAGGAGTCGGGCCGCCTGGAGACCGGCGCCCTGCACGACTCCCTGGGCGACGCCTCCCCGAGGTTCCAGGTGACCGCGACCGCCGCCTATTTCGCCGACGTCCTGCGCGACGGCGACGACCCCCGCAGCTCCCTGCCCGGTGCCCCGTCCCTCCGCGAACTCAAGGAGACCGCCGAGGACCTGGCGAAGAAGACGGAGGACGGCGCGGTGCGCCGGCTCGCCGAGACCATCGGCCGGGCGGACCGGGCGATGGACTGA
- a CDS encoding chorismate mutase, with product MHSRRLRSALVAVCAVAAVSLAGAAPAAAHTSPPVRAAAVAPGLTPLTDLFAERLLVADKVAAAKYGTDKPIDDPVREQQILDDVGARATGLGLDPEAVRAVFRDQIEANKLVQRGLYARWDAHPEERPTERPDLVKEVRPVLDRITTQVLDALKDTRRLRTSPSCEPRLGVAAVRSAYGHELDALHEEGLVRALPSVCAG from the coding sequence ATGCACTCCCGACGTCTCCGGTCCGCCCTGGTCGCCGTCTGCGCCGTCGCGGCCGTGTCCCTCGCCGGCGCCGCACCGGCCGCCGCCCACACCTCGCCTCCGGTTCGCGCGGCCGCCGTCGCCCCCGGACTCACCCCGCTGACCGACCTGTTCGCCGAGCGGCTGCTGGTCGCCGACAAGGTGGCCGCCGCCAAGTACGGCACGGACAAGCCGATCGACGACCCGGTGCGCGAGCAGCAGATCCTGGACGACGTCGGCGCGCGGGCGACCGGGCTCGGGCTGGACCCGGAGGCGGTGCGGGCCGTCTTCCGGGACCAGATCGAGGCGAACAAGCTGGTGCAGCGCGGGCTGTACGCGCGCTGGGACGCGCATCCCGAGGAGCGGCCCACCGAGCGACCGGACCTGGTCAAGGAGGTGCGCCCGGTGCTCGACCGCATCACCACGCAGGTGCTGGACGCCCTGAAGGACACCCGGCGGCTGCGGACGTCGCCGTCGTGCGAGCCTCGGCTGGGGGTCGCCGCCGTCCGGTCCGCGTACGGCCATGAGCTGGACGCGCTGCACGAGGAGGGGCTCGTGCGGGCGCTGCCCTCGGTCTGCGCGGGCTGA
- a CDS encoding transposase: MKLVVQVKLLLKPVQATALQATLRACNEAATWASQIAFEKDVKNNFALRRLTYDEAKARWGLGAQAAQHVIKKTCDAYATLKANLRAGNLGMPGSKRYRKANEKPVAFRPESAQPYDDRMLSWQITERRVSIWTVYGRVKDVAFTAGPEQLATLALYRKGESDLVCRDGMWFLLATCEVPEVPPSTEPVDFLGVDLGIALQKRNTPSAKRRLKKRRRKEARRAKDINHKIAKHVVAEAERTGRGIALENLTGIRERVRLRKPQRATHSSWSFAQLGQFIAYKARRAGVPLVYVDPAYTSRTCAECGHIDKANRVSQAWFACRSCGVVAHADRNGSRNIRARAWELWRRGAESTAPAPPEGTRPGGVGRERSITASDARCASPLT; encoded by the coding sequence GTGAAGCTGGTTGTGCAGGTAAAGCTGCTGTTGAAACCCGTTCAGGCGACGGCGCTTCAGGCGACCCTGCGCGCCTGCAATGAGGCGGCGACGTGGGCCAGCCAGATCGCCTTCGAAAAGGATGTGAAGAATAACTTCGCGCTTCGCAGGCTCACCTACGACGAAGCGAAGGCGCGTTGGGGGCTGGGGGCGCAGGCGGCCCAGCATGTGATCAAGAAGACGTGTGACGCGTACGCCACTCTCAAGGCGAATCTGAGGGCCGGGAACCTGGGCATGCCCGGCTCCAAGCGGTACCGGAAGGCCAACGAGAAGCCTGTCGCTTTCCGACCTGAGAGCGCACAGCCGTACGACGACCGGATGCTGTCCTGGCAGATCACGGAGCGCCGGGTGTCGATCTGGACCGTGTACGGCCGGGTGAAGGACGTGGCGTTCACCGCCGGCCCAGAGCAATTGGCCACACTGGCGCTGTATCGCAAGGGCGAGTCCGATCTCGTGTGCCGGGACGGCATGTGGTTTCTGCTGGCCACCTGTGAGGTTCCCGAAGTGCCGCCGAGCACTGAGCCGGTGGACTTCCTTGGAGTCGACCTGGGCATCGCGCTGCAGAAGAGGAACACTCCGTCCGCCAAACGGCGTCTGAAGAAGCGACGACGCAAGGAGGCACGGCGGGCGAAGGACATCAACCACAAGATCGCGAAACATGTGGTGGCCGAGGCAGAACGCACCGGTCGCGGAATCGCCCTGGAAAACCTCACAGGGATCCGCGAGCGGGTACGGCTTCGCAAGCCCCAACGGGCCACCCACTCCAGCTGGTCGTTCGCCCAGCTGGGGCAGTTCATCGCGTACAAAGCCCGCCGAGCGGGAGTGCCGTTGGTGTACGTCGATCCGGCGTACACCTCCCGCACCTGCGCCGAGTGCGGCCACATCGACAAGGCGAACCGGGTCTCCCAGGCCTGGTTCGCGTGCCGGTCCTGCGGCGTCGTTGCGCACGCGGACCGGAACGGCTCCCGCAACATCCGCGCCCGCGCGTGGGAGTTGTGGCGACGCGGGGCCGAGTCAACGGCCCCTGCCCCACCGGAGGGCACACGCCCGGGCGGGGTTGGACGCGAACGCAGCATCACCGCCAGTGATGCCCGTTGCGCAAGCCCGCTGACTTAG
- a CDS encoding glycoside hydrolase family 26 protein produces MAPDHRRSVVRRLASITAAMAVSAVLVPGPAFPAGAASHPDPPRPAPDAGHSPEERIARLPAFGAYLHYGPAGLERMKELGRWLGGHEPRVGHTYLPGDLWRNIEGGHGFLDSWAEWRQDKADRMLVLNVPMMERNEENVPDAEVRHLLRRAADGEFDDHFEVLAERLVDLGVQDTVIVLGWEMNGVTYTHRCAPDPESWKEYWRRIVTVMRSVPGQDFRFDFAPSRGRDAIPWTQCYPGDDFVDIVGMDAYDQPRGLSFDEQVSEPYGLQHHVDFARAHDKPISYPEWGLFRNGDNIRWMLRMLAWMDEHKPLYNTITDYCPHGVWLCSDNPRASALYRLLLSSPFVPEPEPHPEPGPRPRPEPEPEPSAPVPTAPTTPTPMPSKLPYCTPLDLAQWSGQQIGGRPTACLQGAER; encoded by the coding sequence ATGGCCCCTGACCACCGCCGGTCCGTCGTCAGGCGGCTGGCGTCCATCACCGCCGCGATGGCCGTGTCGGCGGTTCTCGTTCCGGGCCCCGCCTTCCCCGCCGGGGCCGCATCCCACCCCGACCCGCCGCGCCCCGCGCCGGACGCCGGGCACTCGCCTGAGGAAAGGATCGCGCGCCTGCCCGCGTTCGGCGCGTACCTCCACTACGGGCCCGCCGGACTGGAGCGCATGAAGGAGCTCGGCCGCTGGCTGGGCGGCCACGAACCGCGCGTGGGGCACACGTATCTGCCGGGGGACCTGTGGCGCAACATCGAGGGCGGACACGGCTTCCTCGACAGCTGGGCCGAGTGGCGGCAGGACAAGGCCGACCGGATGCTCGTGCTCAACGTCCCGATGATGGAACGCAACGAGGAGAACGTCCCCGACGCGGAGGTCAGGCACCTGCTGCGGCGCGCCGCGGACGGCGAGTTCGACGACCACTTCGAGGTGCTCGCCGAGCGGCTGGTCGATCTCGGTGTGCAGGACACGGTCATCGTGCTCGGCTGGGAGATGAACGGCGTCACCTACACCCATCGCTGCGCCCCCGACCCGGAGAGCTGGAAGGAGTACTGGAGGCGCATCGTCACCGTCATGCGCTCGGTCCCCGGACAGGACTTCAGGTTCGACTTCGCCCCGAGCCGGGGCAGGGACGCCATTCCCTGGACCCAGTGCTATCCCGGCGACGACTTCGTCGACATCGTCGGCATGGACGCCTACGACCAGCCACGCGGACTCAGCTTCGACGAGCAGGTGTCCGAGCCCTACGGCCTGCAGCACCACGTGGACTTCGCGCGGGCGCACGACAAGCCGATCTCGTATCCCGAATGGGGCCTGTTCCGCAACGGCGACAACATCAGGTGGATGCTGCGCATGCTCGCGTGGATGGACGAGCACAAACCGCTGTACAACACGATCACCGACTACTGCCCGCACGGCGTCTGGCTGTGCTCCGACAATCCCCGCGCCTCCGCCCTGTACCGCCTGCTGCTGTCCAGCCCCTTCGTCCCGGAGCCGGAACCACACCCGGAACCGGGGCCGCGACCGCGGCCGGAACCGGAACCGGAACCGTCGGCCCCCGTCCCGACCGCGCCCACGACGCCCACACCGATGCCCTCCAAGCTGCCCTACTGCACGCCGCTGGACCTCGCGCAGTGGTCCGGGCAGCAGATCGGCGGCAGACCCACCGCCTGCCTGCAGGGGGCGGAGCGCTAA
- a CDS encoding GNAT family N-acetyltransferase, protein MTASGRALSVEVCTEERAFAELAGEWDRLYRACPSATPFQSHAWLHSWWLSYGSPGRLRLVLVRRGGELVAVAPLMRVRRPLPALVPIGGAITDFCDVLIDAAAAPQGAGALADALADMARTALIDFREVRPGGAMERVYLCWRGPRHRVRDSVCLELPAVPMGELVERLSSRHAQRVRNKVNRLARLGVEWHDVSPDDAGDALRRLLALHRLQWQGRGMSPEHARPRFLEHLVRSVVPMARSGEAAVTQFRLDGEVVAVNLNVVSGRLAGTYLYGFHPRLREERKVDVTAMLLHASTERLASGGGPRVLSLLRGDEPYKYRWHPETVPNQRFLLARRRTVPLLAAAAGEAAARHRAKQVLRPNAGPPGRR, encoded by the coding sequence ATGACCGCCTCCGGCCGTGCGCTGTCGGTGGAGGTGTGCACCGAGGAGCGCGCCTTCGCGGAGCTGGCCGGGGAGTGGGACCGCCTGTACCGGGCGTGCCCGTCGGCGACGCCGTTCCAGAGCCATGCCTGGCTGCACTCGTGGTGGCTGTCGTACGGCAGCCCCGGCAGGCTGCGGCTCGTCCTGGTGCGCAGGGGCGGTGAACTGGTGGCGGTGGCCCCGCTGATGCGGGTGCGTCGCCCGCTGCCGGCGCTGGTGCCGATCGGCGGTGCCATCACCGACTTCTGCGATGTGCTCATCGACGCGGCGGCGGCCCCTCAGGGCGCCGGGGCGCTGGCGGACGCCCTGGCCGACATGGCGCGCACCGCCCTGATCGACTTCCGTGAGGTGCGGCCGGGCGGTGCGATGGAGCGGGTCTACCTGTGCTGGCGCGGCCCGCGTCACCGGGTGCGCGACTCCGTGTGCCTGGAGTTGCCGGCCGTCCCCATGGGCGAGTTGGTCGAGCGGCTGTCGTCGCGGCACGCCCAGCGGGTCCGCAACAAGGTGAACCGGCTCGCCCGGCTCGGCGTCGAGTGGCACGACGTGAGCCCCGACGACGCCGGGGACGCGCTGCGCCGGCTCCTCGCACTGCACCGACTGCAGTGGCAGGGCCGGGGGATGTCGCCGGAGCACGCCCGGCCGCGGTTCCTGGAGCACCTGGTCCGCTCGGTGGTCCCCATGGCCCGGTCCGGCGAGGCGGCGGTGACGCAGTTCCGGCTCGACGGGGAGGTGGTGGCGGTCAATCTGAACGTGGTGTCAGGACGGCTGGCGGGCACGTACCTGTACGGCTTTCACCCGCGGTTGCGGGAGGAGCGGAAGGTGGACGTGACGGCGATGCTGCTGCACGCGTCCACCGAGCGCCTCGCGTCCGGCGGCGGGCCCCGGGTGCTGAGCCTGTTGCGCGGCGACGAACCGTACAAGTACCGCTGGCACCCCGAGACGGTCCCCAACCAGCGTTTTCTGCTGGCCCGGCGCCGCACCGTCCCGCTGCTGGCGGCCGCGGCCGGCGAGGCGGCCGCGCGGCACCGGGCCAAGCAGGTCCTGCGCCCGAACGCCGGTCCGCCCGGTCGCCGTTAG
- a CDS encoding lipopolysaccharide biosynthesis protein → MTDNPDQRAPLSDRTGTSVKRRPSWWLLPAGALLGAVAGGAYGQLRPPQYTATSSVVAVATGETEADCTDALGFAQAYGRVAPQLAVLGDAQMWAGVPVATLRESVQVATSPDAPMVAVSATSSKPAQAVDMANAVSRALVTQADHTKADTGIKLERLARALKPTEPSSASPALTSLVGASAGGLLGGLALLARPRRPAEDDDRCVASVPGPANAAEARGTLG, encoded by the coding sequence ATGACCGACAACCCCGATCAGCGTGCCCCGCTGTCCGACCGTACGGGCACCTCTGTGAAGCGGCGGCCCTCGTGGTGGCTGCTGCCCGCCGGCGCGCTGCTCGGTGCCGTGGCCGGCGGCGCGTACGGCCAGCTGAGGCCGCCGCAGTACACGGCGACCAGCTCCGTCGTCGCGGTGGCGACCGGCGAGACCGAGGCCGACTGCACCGATGCGCTCGGCTTCGCACAGGCGTACGGCCGGGTGGCCCCCCAGCTCGCGGTGCTCGGGGACGCCCAGATGTGGGCGGGCGTTCCGGTCGCGACGCTGCGCGAGAGCGTGCAGGTCGCGACGTCGCCGGACGCGCCGATGGTCGCGGTCTCGGCGACCTCGTCGAAGCCCGCCCAGGCCGTCGACATGGCCAACGCCGTGTCCCGCGCGCTGGTGACGCAGGCGGACCACACCAAGGCCGACACCGGCATCAAGCTGGAGCGCCTCGCCCGTGCCCTGAAGCCCACCGAGCCGTCGTCCGCGTCACCGGCGCTGACCTCGCTCGTCGGCGCGAGCGCCGGAGGTCTGCTGGGCGGCCTCGCGCTGCTGGCCCGGCCGCGGCGGCCCGCCGAGGACGACGACCGGTGCGTGGCCTCCGTACCCGGCCCGGCCAACGCCGCCGAAGCCCGCGGGACGCTTGGATGA
- a CDS encoding glycosyltransferase: MRALHIITGLGVGGAEQQLRLLLRHLPAQCDVVALTNPGPVAAGLAADGVHVTHLGMDGNRDLRALPRLARLIRAGGYDLVHTHLYRACLYGRIAARLAGVRTVVATEHSIGATRLEGRPLTGGVRALYLAGERLGRATVAVSPTVAQRLRHWGVPGPRIRVIPNGIDAPRFRFDEARRREARAFYGLPDDAYVVGGVGRLAPGKHFDVLVRALTQLPGDVRLLLVGDGPAQWPLRRIALGLGVADRLVLTGERPYLPDPGDDAPDLVALLSAMDVLASPSPEECFGLAVVEALAAGLPVLYASCPAVEDLPPDAAPGARRVTGGTEAYVRELLRLRAAGPGERTAPDVVRRYDIACTARQLMDLYTAALSGSTLEVSS, translated from the coding sequence GTGAGGGCCCTGCACATCATCACCGGCCTCGGCGTGGGCGGGGCGGAACAGCAACTGCGGCTCCTGCTGCGGCATCTCCCCGCGCAGTGCGACGTGGTGGCGCTGACCAACCCCGGCCCGGTCGCCGCGGGCCTGGCCGCCGACGGCGTCCACGTCACCCACCTCGGGATGGACGGCAACCGCGACCTGCGCGCACTGCCGCGCCTGGCCCGGCTGATCCGCGCCGGCGGCTACGACCTCGTCCACACCCACCTGTACCGGGCCTGCCTCTACGGCCGGATCGCGGCGCGGCTCGCGGGAGTCCGGACCGTCGTGGCCACCGAGCACTCCATCGGCGCCACCCGGCTGGAGGGCCGGCCGCTGACCGGGGGCGTCCGCGCGCTGTACCTGGCCGGCGAGCGCCTCGGCCGCGCCACGGTCGCCGTCTCGCCGACGGTGGCGCAGCGGCTGCGGCACTGGGGTGTGCCCGGACCGCGCATCCGGGTCATCCCGAACGGCATCGACGCGCCCCGGTTCCGCTTCGACGAGGCGCGCCGCAGGGAGGCACGGGCGTTCTACGGGCTGCCGGACGACGCGTACGTCGTCGGGGGTGTGGGGCGCCTCGCCCCCGGCAAGCACTTCGACGTACTCGTCCGGGCTCTCACCCAACTCCCGGGTGATGTGAGGCTGTTGCTGGTCGGCGACGGCCCCGCTCAGTGGCCGCTGCGGCGCATCGCCCTGGGGCTGGGGGTCGCGGACCGCTTGGTGCTGACCGGCGAGCGGCCGTATCTGCCCGACCCCGGTGACGACGCACCCGACCTGGTCGCCCTGCTGTCCGCGATGGACGTGCTCGCCTCGCCGTCGCCGGAGGAGTGCTTCGGCCTGGCCGTGGTGGAGGCCCTGGCGGCCGGGCTCCCCGTGCTGTACGCGAGCTGCCCCGCCGTCGAGGACCTGCCGCCGGACGCGGCACCCGGTGCCCGGCGCGTCACGGGCGGCACCGAAGCGTACGTACGTGAACTGCTGCGGCTGCGAGCGGCAGGGCCGGGCGAGCGGACCGCCCCGGACGTCGTACGCCGCTACGACATCGCGTGCACCGCCCGGCAGCTGATGGATCTGTACACGGCCGCTCTGTCCGGCTCGACCCTGGAAGTGAGTTCCTGA
- a CDS encoding polysaccharide deacetylase family protein yields the protein MYHSVSDCRDDPYNVTVTPARLERQLTWMARRGLRGVSVRELLAARARGAEGGLVGLTFDDGYTDFVTAALPVLRRRGFTATVFVLPGRLGGANAWEPTGPRKPLLDADGIRRAVAAGMEIASHGLTHVDLTEATDQVLHSEVNDSRNRLAGIVGEDIEGFCYPYGRLDERAADAVRRAGYRYACAIDPGPAGSGDFALPRIHLGEADTSVRLELKRRLARFYGRALEAV from the coding sequence ATGTACCACTCCGTCTCGGACTGCCGGGACGACCCGTACAACGTCACCGTCACGCCCGCGCGCCTGGAGCGGCAGCTCACCTGGATGGCCCGCCGCGGCCTGCGCGGGGTGAGCGTCCGTGAGCTGCTCGCGGCGCGCGCCCGTGGCGCCGAGGGCGGGCTGGTGGGGCTCACCTTCGACGACGGGTACACCGACTTCGTCACCGCCGCCCTGCCCGTGCTGCGCCGCCGGGGTTTCACGGCGACCGTGTTCGTGCTGCCCGGGCGGCTCGGCGGCGCGAACGCGTGGGAGCCGACCGGCCCGCGCAAGCCGCTGCTCGACGCCGACGGCATCCGCCGAGCCGTGGCCGCGGGCATGGAGATCGCCTCGCACGGCCTGACCCACGTCGATCTGACCGAGGCCACCGACCAGGTGCTGCACAGCGAGGTCAACGACAGCCGGAACCGGCTCGCCGGGATCGTCGGCGAGGACATCGAGGGGTTCTGCTACCCGTACGGCCGTCTCGACGAGCGTGCCGCCGACGCCGTACGCCGGGCCGGTTACCGCTACGCCTGCGCGATCGACCCCGGCCCGGCCGGCTCCGGCGACTTCGCGCTGCCCCGCATCCACCTCGGGGAGGCGGACACCTCGGTGCGGCTGGAGCTGAAGCGGCGCCTGGCCCGGTTCTACGGCCGTGCCCTGGAGGCCGTGTGA